In Acanthopagrus latus isolate v.2019 chromosome 17, fAcaLat1.1, whole genome shotgun sequence, the following are encoded in one genomic region:
- the otud7b gene encoding OTU domain-containing protein 7B isoform X4, producing the protein MTVDMDAVLSDFVRSTGAEPGLARDLLEGKNWDFTAALSDFEQLRQVHAGNLTYSFAEDRTYLPPEKEMARVGRPVLHRQDEVVQATEKRLSRGISHASSTIVSLARSHVSSTGGTSSEPLLDTPLCTFQLPDLTVYRDDFRGFIERDLIEQSMMVALEHAGRLNWWTKVVSNCQSLLPLATSGDGNCLLHAASLGMWGFHDRDLMLRKSLYALMDHGLEREALKRRWRWQQTQQNKESGLVYTEEEWQKEWNELLKLASSEPRIHYSTNGTNGVESSDEPVYESLEEFHVFVLAHVLRRPIVVVADTMLRDSGGEAFAPIPFGGIYLPLEVPAAKCHRSPLVLAYDQAHFSALVSMEQKDSSKEQVVIPLTDSEHKMLPLHFAVDPGKDWEWGKDDTDNVMLASVALSLEAKLQMLHSYMTVTWLPLPCEQAPLAQPESPTASAGEDARTPPDSGESDKESVSSSSNGNGDTTTGSVVNGGGSLAKNSSSSSSSSSSSGSAGAGTGTAGKDKTKKEKDKDKDKKRADSVANKLGSFGKSLGSKLKKNVGGLMTGKNAGAGGVKQEGAEKKKGSFRGRKGSKDGSPSAHTSEDSGKGSPSSGSERLNGTGSSMSSSGGSSTECETYKYSADVKVSLGILRAAMQGERKFIFASLLTTSNRQPFQEEMIQRYLTDAEERFRAEQEQQRRDVERKGITNGIQIPKKETIIGPELTYRPYEAKEELSENSSPSFNQLKPTPLSPSMYSAVVPIPRPSFIDQPPAAAPLTQHLHMHSYVDTRRQLAGGSPATSYPGLPSYATLPRHCPTAQGPPHPQYNNSQGPASLSPSRLAPSYPPEFDPPDYPGSEPPVGSYTNGFRDMRANLDSRSGQPPVRHYSLGSAGGLASLQSSRCRTPSCTYYGHPETGNYCSYCYREELKKREPEATIHRF; encoded by the exons ATGACCGTGGATATGGACGCAGTCCTGTCCGACTTTGTCCGTTCCACTGGAGCTGAACCAGGATTGGCCAGAGATCTGCTAGAGG gCAAGAACTGGGATTTCACTGCTGCCCTCAGTGACTTTGAGCAGCTGCGacaggtgcatgctgggaacCTGACATATTCGTTCGCTGAAGACAGGACGTATCTGCCTCCAGAAAAGGAGATGGCGAGGGTAGGGCGGCCTGTACTCCACCGCCAAGATGAGGTGGTGCAAG CTACAGAAAAGCGCCTGTCGAGGGGTATTTCCCACGCCAGTTCAACCATCGTGTCCCTGGCCCGCTCTCATGTCTCAAGCACTGGAGGAACCAGTAGTGAGCCGCTTCTGGACACGCCTCTGTGCACTTTCCAACTACCAGACCTCACCGTGTACCGGGACGACTTCCGGGGCTTCATCGAGAGGGACCTTATCGAGCAGTCGATGATGGTGGCCTTGGAACATGCCG GTCGCCTGAACTGGTGGACGAAAGTGGTTTCGAACTGTCAGAGCCTGCTGCCTCTGGCAACAAGCGGAGATGGAAATTGCCTGTTACACGCGGCCTCGCTCG GTATGTGGGGTTTTCATGACCGGGACCTGATGCTACGCAAGTCTCTGTACGCGCTCATGGATCACGGGTtggagagagaggcactgaAGCGCAGGTGGAGGTGGCAGCAGACCCAGCAGAACAAAGAG TCTGGTCTGGTGTACACGGAGGAGGAGTGGCAGAAAGAGTGGAATGAACTGTTGAAGCTTGCCTCCAGTGAGCCGAGAATACACTACAGCACCAACGGCACCAACGG GGTGGAATCCTCAGATGAACCAGTTTATGAGAGTTTAGAGGAGTTTCACGTCTTCGTGTTGGCGCATGTCCTCAGAAGGCCCATAGTGGTGGTGGCGGACACCATGCTGAGGGACTCCGGGGGAGAGG CCTTTGCTCCCATCCCCTTTGGAGGCATCTACCTGCCACTGGAAGTGCCAGCTGCCAAGTGCCATCGCTCGCCTCTGGTCCTGGCGTACGACCAGGCGCACTTTTCTGCCCTGGTCTCCATGGAGCAGAAAGACAGCTCCAAAGAGCAAG TCGTGATTCCTCTCACTGACTCAGAGCACAAAATGCTGCCTCTGCACTTCGCTGTGGATCCTGGGAAAGATTGGGAGTGGGGCAAGGATGACACGGACAACGTGATGCTGGCGAG TGTGGCTCTCTCTTTGGAGGCCAAGCTCCAGATGTTGCACAGCTACATGACCGTCACCTGGCTGCCCCTGCCCTGTGAG CAAGCCCCTCTGGCCCAGCCGGAGTCTCCCACAGCATCAGCAGGAGAGGATGCCCGCACGCCTCCTGACTCAGGAGAGTCAGACAAGgagtcagtcagcagcagctccaatGGCAATGGAGACACAACGACAGGATCAGTGGTTAATGGAGGTGGGTCCCTGGCCAAGaacagctcctcttcctcttccagttCCTCCAGCAGTGGATCAGCAGGGGCGGGAACAGGAACAGCAGGGAAGGACAAAACCAAGAAGGAGAAGGAcaaggacaaagacaagaagagggCAGACTCTGTGGCAAATAAACTCGGCAGTTTTGGCAAGAGCCTGGGCAGCAAGCTGAAGAAGAACGTGGGCGGACTGATGACAGGAAAGAACGCTGGAGCTGGAGGTGTCAAGCAGGAGGGTgcggagaagaagaagggctCGTTTAGGGGGAGGAAGGGCAGCAAGGATGGCTCGCCTTCAGCCCACACCTCAGAGGATTCTGGGAAAGGCTCCCCCTCCTCAGGTAGCGAGCGTCTCAATGGAACGGGAAGCAGTATGAGCAGCAGCGGTGGAAGCAGTACAGAGTGTGAGACCTACAAGTACAGCGCTGATGTCAAAGTCAGCCTGGGCATCCTGCGAGCCGCCATGCAAGGTGAGAGGAAATTCATCTTCGCCAGCCTCCTCACGACCAGCAACCGGCAGCCCTTCCAGGAGGAGATGATCCAGCGCTACCTCACTGATGCAGAGGAGCGCTTCCGGGCAGAGCAAGAACAACAACGTCGAGATGTGGAGAGGAAGGGCATCACCAACGGCATCCAGATACCTAAGAAGGAGACAATTATTGGTCCTGAGCTGACCTACCGGCCTTATGAGGCTAAAGAGGAGCTGTCAGAGAACTCGTCACCGTCTTTTAACCAGCTCAAGCCCACTCCCTTGAGCCCCTCTATGTACTCTGCTGTTGTGCCCATCCCCCGGCCCTCCTTCATAGACcagcctcctgctgcagcacccCTCACCCAGCACCTTCATATGCACAGCTACGTGGATACTCGGCGCCAGCTAGCTGGTGGCTCCCCGGCGACGTCTTACCCTGGCCTCCCCTCATACGCAACCCTTCCCCGGCACTGCCCCACGGCGCAGGGTCCCCCGCATCCCCAGTACAATAACTCACAAGGCCCCGCCTCCCTGAGTCCCTCTCGCCTTGCCCCCTCATACCCCCCAGAGTTCGACCCACCAGACTACCCCGGGTCTGAACCCCCTGTTGGGAGTTACACCAACGGCTTCCGGGACATGCGCGCCAACCTAGACTCTCGGAGCGGGCAACCCCCAGTCAGACACTACTCACTGGGCAGCGCCGGTGGTCTGGCCAGCCTGCAGTCCAGCCGCTGTCGGACACCCAGCTGCACCTACTACGGACACCCTGAAACGGGCAACTACTGCTCCTACTGCTACCGGGAAGAGCTCAAAAAGAGGGAGCCAGAAGCAACCATCCACAGGTTCTGA